A single window of Shewanella sp. Choline-02u-19 DNA harbors:
- the nrfA gene encoding ammonia-forming cytochrome c nitrite reductase: protein MTLRLTPISLLISVALVSSSFAYAQAKDLDPRSEQYAKKYPKQYQSWKKTTDYSDKPDEVAEDPNLAVLWAGYAFSRDYTRARGHQYAVTDLRETLRTGTPDAEHPDMMPMACWSCKGPDVPRMITEQGEDGFFEGQWSKGGPEVVNTIGCQDCHEPGSSKLRMARPFAERAMKSIGLTWETAGRKDKQAMVCGQCHVEYYFEGKNKSAKFPWDNGVKTDQVEAYFDSIEFTDWTHQLSKTPMLKAQHPDYETWSQGIHGQNNVTCIDCHMPKVVNKEGRKYTDHRVGNPFDRFEQTCASCHDQTKAQLQDIVAQRKAKIDELKMNAETQLVHAHYETAAALAAGATDEEVHSIQQDIRHAQWRWDHATASHGIAMHNPDEALRVLGTAIDRAANARIKLARLLSSKGVKQPVAIPDISTKAKAQAAIGLNMDKLNAEKAHFIETVLPQWDEQAKLREAIYDKE, encoded by the coding sequence ATAACTTTAAGGCTAACGCCAATAAGTTTACTCATATCAGTGGCCCTGGTATCTTCATCTTTTGCCTATGCTCAAGCTAAAGATCTCGATCCGCGTAGTGAGCAGTATGCTAAGAAGTATCCAAAACAGTACCAAAGCTGGAAAAAAACCACTGATTACAGTGACAAACCAGATGAAGTAGCTGAAGACCCAAATCTTGCAGTCTTATGGGCAGGTTATGCCTTTTCAAGAGATTATACCCGCGCCCGCGGCCATCAGTACGCCGTTACCGATCTCAGAGAAACGCTCAGAACCGGTACACCTGATGCAGAGCATCCAGACATGATGCCAATGGCATGTTGGAGCTGTAAGGGACCCGATGTACCAAGAATGATCACTGAGCAGGGAGAAGATGGATTCTTCGAAGGTCAGTGGAGTAAAGGTGGCCCTGAAGTCGTCAATACTATCGGTTGCCAAGATTGCCACGAACCTGGTTCGTCAAAGTTACGTATGGCTAGACCTTTTGCAGAGCGAGCCATGAAAAGCATTGGCTTAACTTGGGAAACCGCTGGACGAAAAGATAAACAAGCTATGGTCTGTGGACAATGTCATGTCGAATACTACTTCGAAGGCAAAAACAAAAGCGCTAAATTCCCTTGGGATAACGGCGTAAAAACGGACCAAGTTGAAGCCTACTTTGACTCAATAGAGTTTACTGATTGGACCCATCAACTCTCGAAAACACCAATGCTCAAGGCACAACATCCAGACTACGAGACTTGGAGTCAGGGGATACATGGTCAAAACAACGTTACCTGTATTGATTGCCATATGCCAAAAGTGGTCAATAAAGAAGGACGTAAATATACCGATCATAGAGTAGGCAATCCATTCGATCGTTTCGAACAGACCTGCGCAAGTTGCCATGATCAAACTAAAGCGCAGTTACAAGATATTGTCGCTCAGCGAAAGGCGAAGATTGATGAGCTGAAGATGAATGCTGAGACGCAATTAGTGCATGCTCACTATGAAACTGCAGCAGCGCTTGCGGCGGGCGCTACTGATGAAGAAGTTCATTCGATTCAGCAAGATATACGTCACGCACAATGGCGCTGGGATCACGCTACCGCTTCACACGGTATAGCCATGCATAACCCTGATGAAGCACTCAGAGTTTTAGGCACTGCTATCGACAGAGCGGCTAACGCCCGTATTAAGCTTGCCAGATTATTGAGTAGCAAAGGAGTTAAACAACCCGTCGCTATTCCAGATATCTCAACCAAAGCAAAAGCACAAGCGGCTATTGGCTTAAACATGGACAAGCTAAACGCCGAAAAGGCCCATTTTATTGAGACAGTACTGCCTCAGTGGGATGAACAAGCTAAATTACGCGAAGCAATATACGACAAAGAGTAA
- a CDS encoding GyrI-like domain-containing protein, with protein MSNITKDVVSPERVTQAAVELVGLITRTSNLAEQHVSTQKIGPLWQRYFTERMQTHSNTQLMYGVYYDYQSDMEGEFSVLAGTTATQDQICDLTLIAGEYLKFSAQGEMPQCVVNLWGEVWRYFASEKCEYQRSYLTDYEMYLDNNGVEIYIGIKP; from the coding sequence ATGAGTAATATCACCAAGGATGTCGTTTCACCTGAGCGGGTAACGCAAGCCGCTGTCGAACTTGTTGGCTTAATCACAAGGACAAGTAATCTTGCCGAACAGCATGTTAGCACTCAAAAAATAGGCCCTCTTTGGCAGCGTTACTTTACTGAGCGGATGCAAACACACAGCAATACTCAGCTAATGTATGGTGTCTATTACGATTATCAATCGGATATGGAGGGGGAGTTTTCAGTGCTAGCTGGAACCACTGCTACGCAAGATCAGATTTGTGATCTTACGTTAATAGCAGGCGAGTACCTTAAGTTTAGTGCGCAAGGAGAGATGCCCCAATGTGTGGTCAACCTCTGGGGCGAAGTATGGCGCTATTTCGCCTCCGAAAAATGTGAATATCAACGCAGTTACCTCACTGATTATGAAATGTATTTAGATAACAATGGGGTTGAGATCTATATCGGCATTAAGCCCTGA
- a CDS encoding ammonia-forming cytochrome c nitrite reductase subunit c552 — MRLQKLAIAVAVMTALSGCNSDDDSAKTCSDGTILDTNTNTCVTVPPVVVPPVVVPPVVVPPVATDFYNSDNWKETFPDQHTTWLETEETNPVSGVPTDILEINPNLVSAWAGYGFAKDYNRARGHQFALTDIIKTLRTGAPLVGHDGVVVGEAMKASCWSCKSPDVARMYDEVGEGKFADNGWSVWGKEMTNVIGCADCHELGENTLRLSRPYTERAMDKVELTFAAQDHTVQAGQTCAQCHVEYYFDGGDSKKVRYPWDHWVPAVDTDYANVTDYQGTDNLYKGYAAEAQLAYYDNIDFKDWTNAISGAPSLKAQHPEFENMSDRAKHKGPNHLEFSCNTCHMPKSTNSEGQEYSNHKVTFDADKLPANCTACHNADYLDIDTIIADRKAEIDKLRFEANGTDPRLTEVHFKAQAIWAANGIEGLDAGKTIGEAKAAYEGALAAGNELATEMNSLLGQVRNAQWFWDSATASHGIAAHNPEEAKRLLTKANAILGAAIIEADTLLTKYAPEYTYDATQYDTKAKVQPLAGLNLEAMKTAKDKFVEERVKKEWPAELR; from the coding sequence ATGAGATTACAAAAGCTTGCTATCGCTGTAGCAGTAATGACTGCATTATCCGGTTGTAATAGTGATGACGATTCAGCTAAGACCTGTTCTGATGGTACCATTTTAGATACAAACACTAATACTTGTGTCACTGTTCCACCTGTCGTCGTACCGCCAGTCGTCGTACCACCAGTCGTAGTGCCACCAGTAGCGACTGATTTCTACAATAGCGACAACTGGAAAGAAACCTTCCCTGATCAGCATACTACTTGGCTAGAAACTGAAGAAACTAACCCAGTATCAGGCGTACCAACTGATATATTGGAAATAAATCCAAACCTAGTGAGTGCATGGGCGGGTTACGGTTTTGCTAAAGACTACAACCGCGCTCGCGGTCACCAGTTTGCACTAACGGACATTATCAAAACTCTTCGTACTGGCGCTCCACTGGTAGGTCACGACGGCGTCGTTGTTGGTGAAGCGATGAAAGCAAGTTGCTGGTCTTGTAAATCTCCTGACGTAGCCCGTATGTATGACGAGGTTGGCGAAGGGAAATTTGCTGATAACGGCTGGTCTGTTTGGGGCAAAGAGATGACTAACGTCATTGGCTGCGCCGACTGTCATGAATTAGGCGAAAATACACTGCGCCTAAGCCGTCCATACACAGAACGTGCAATGGACAAAGTTGAGCTTACCTTTGCGGCTCAAGACCACACTGTTCAAGCTGGTCAAACTTGTGCTCAGTGCCACGTAGAATACTACTTCGACGGCGGCGATTCTAAGAAAGTACGTTACCCGTGGGATCATTGGGTACCCGCTGTTGACACCGATTACGCAAATGTTACTGACTACCAAGGGACTGATAATCTTTATAAAGGTTACGCAGCAGAAGCTCAGCTAGCTTACTACGACAACATCGACTTTAAAGATTGGACTAATGCCATCTCTGGTGCACCGTCGCTAAAAGCGCAACACCCTGAGTTTGAAAACATGTCAGACCGCGCTAAACACAAAGGACCAAACCATTTAGAGTTTAGCTGTAATACCTGCCATATGCCTAAATCGACTAACTCTGAAGGCCAAGAGTACTCAAACCATAAAGTCACATTTGACGCAGACAAGCTACCCGCAAATTGTACTGCTTGTCATAATGCCGACTATTTAGATATAGACACTATCATTGCTGATCGTAAAGCTGAAATCGACAAATTGCGTTTTGAAGCAAACGGTACCGACCCTCGTCTAACCGAAGTACATTTCAAAGCACAAGCAATTTGGGCTGCAAATGGCATTGAAGGTCTAGACGCTGGCAAAACTATTGGCGAAGCTAAAGCGGCCTATGAAGGCGCACTTGCTGCAGGAAACGAACTGGCTACTGAGATGAACAGCTTATTGGGTCAAGTGCGTAACGCACAATGGTTCTGGGACAGTGCAACCGCATCTCACGGTATCGCTGCGCATAACCCTGAAGAAGCTAAACGCTTACTGACTAAAGCTAATGCGATTCTAGGTGCGGCTATCATTGAAGCTGATACCTTGCTAACTAAGTACGCACCAGAGTATACGTACGACGCTACTCAGTACGATACTAAAGCAAAAGTACAACCTCTTGCTGGTCTTAATTTAGAAGCTATGAAAACAGCTAAAGACAAGTTCGTTGAAGAGCGTGTTAAAAAAGAATGGCCTGCTGAGCTACGTTAA
- a CDS encoding VOC family protein: MLPKAALVWGEIPVTDMDRAVAFYTQHFGVSFRREVMNDMEMAVLETEDKDAASIGLVKHEMMQPSAHGSVLYLHLSQQLTGLVDKIAQAGVKVLLPVMPIKDGECGFIALFQDCEGNTVGLWSQQK; encoded by the coding sequence ATGTTACCTAAAGCAGCCTTAGTTTGGGGCGAGATCCCCGTTACCGATATGGATAGAGCCGTCGCATTTTACACTCAGCATTTCGGCGTCAGTTTCAGACGTGAAGTGATGAATGATATGGAGATGGCCGTGCTAGAAACTGAAGATAAAGACGCCGCCAGCATCGGGTTAGTGAAACATGAGATGATGCAGCCGTCAGCTCATGGTAGTGTGCTTTACCTTCATCTGAGTCAACAGCTCACTGGACTGGTGGATAAAATAGCCCAGGCAGGGGTTAAAGTGTTGCTGCCAGTGATGCCAATAAAAGACGGTGAGTGCGGATTCATTGCGCTATTTCAAGACTGTGAAGGCAATACCGTTGGCCTTTGGTCCCAACAAAAGTAA
- a CDS encoding methyl-accepting chemotaxis protein — protein MKAIGFKNTLTIAIMLLVSSCLLVANWISYHELKQDTILSVQTRSQEITSYEASSISKWFNSKATAIAAMAAEYHNGQFQQQYVGMARLGKRASSLYSVFWGFDDGSSYASVADNAIWQNGVADPLQYDPRPRGWYQLAKANNGAVLTDIYTDMVTEQPVISIVKDIGDGVLSADIGLEILAETVKEVDFPGAVAVIIDDKGKVLASSTNRFEVGNTLRESGLGKLMQGIVSNDSFSGEYQYSGTKQLLFSEAIPLLGAKQWYLFISVDENIAYAGLNDALQSSLWMSVIMLLLSIGLVFAVLNWLYRPILSLKQMVLDLSQGQADLTRRLPVTSNDDLGEIASGINRFVANLQGLVKEVSFGSKDIGDSIAKLHQQTEDNAGVLKQHVLETEQVVTAVEEMSATAMDVATNTSQASNAALVTSEQVSNTNSIVSETRLTVERLIQDVEDTEVNIGHVAQDAISITKVLQVIGGIAEQTNLLALNAAIEAARAGDQGRGFAVVADEVRALAARTQVSTTEIEQTLDKLQQGVHNAVDAMKQTKITCEQASQATIDVSDNLEKVVLSIAEVNDLNTQIATAAEEQSAVSEEVSRNMNAIRDIVVVLDDNGKSTESETHKLTTANDKLIDVVNKFTIE, from the coding sequence ATGAAAGCTATTGGATTTAAAAATACCCTTACCATTGCCATTATGCTATTGGTTTCTAGTTGTTTATTAGTGGCTAATTGGATTTCATATCACGAGCTGAAACAAGATACTATTCTCTCTGTTCAAACCAGATCTCAGGAAATTACTAGTTATGAAGCCAGTTCGATTTCGAAATGGTTTAACAGCAAAGCTACGGCGATAGCGGCAATGGCTGCCGAATATCATAATGGGCAGTTTCAGCAGCAGTACGTTGGTATGGCGCGTTTGGGGAAACGTGCGAGTAGCTTGTATTCGGTGTTTTGGGGTTTTGATGATGGCAGCTCATACGCCAGTGTGGCTGATAATGCCATTTGGCAAAATGGTGTGGCAGATCCTCTCCAATATGACCCGCGCCCGCGTGGTTGGTACCAACTTGCTAAAGCTAACAATGGCGCAGTGCTGACTGACATTTATACCGATATGGTGACTGAGCAACCTGTTATTTCGATAGTAAAAGATATCGGTGATGGGGTGTTATCGGCTGATATAGGTTTGGAAATTTTAGCTGAAACGGTTAAAGAGGTGGACTTCCCAGGAGCTGTCGCGGTGATTATCGACGATAAAGGTAAAGTACTGGCGTCTTCTACTAATCGCTTTGAAGTTGGAAACACGCTAAGAGAGTCAGGCCTAGGTAAACTTATGCAGGGGATCGTGTCTAACGACTCCTTTAGCGGTGAATATCAATATAGTGGCACTAAGCAGTTATTGTTTAGCGAAGCCATTCCGTTGCTGGGAGCCAAACAATGGTATCTCTTTATCAGCGTGGATGAAAATATTGCTTATGCTGGATTGAATGATGCGCTGCAAAGTTCACTCTGGATGTCGGTAATTATGTTGCTGCTGAGCATAGGATTAGTGTTTGCGGTATTAAATTGGTTGTATCGACCTATTCTAAGCCTCAAGCAGATGGTTTTAGATCTTTCTCAGGGACAAGCTGATCTCACTCGCCGCCTGCCTGTAACGAGTAATGATGATTTGGGGGAGATTGCCAGCGGTATTAATCGGTTTGTGGCTAACCTTCAAGGTCTAGTGAAAGAGGTGTCGTTTGGCTCTAAAGATATTGGCGACAGTATTGCCAAGCTACATCAACAAACTGAGGACAATGCGGGGGTGCTAAAGCAACATGTTTTGGAAACGGAACAAGTTGTCACCGCAGTCGAAGAGATGAGTGCAACCGCAATGGATGTGGCCACGAATACCTCTCAGGCATCTAATGCGGCGCTTGTTACGAGTGAGCAGGTGAGTAACACTAATAGCATAGTCTCTGAGACCAGACTTACGGTCGAACGCCTGATTCAAGATGTAGAAGATACCGAAGTTAATATTGGTCATGTAGCACAAGATGCTATTAGCATCACTAAAGTGTTACAGGTGATAGGCGGTATTGCTGAGCAGACAAATTTACTAGCGCTTAACGCAGCAATTGAAGCGGCTAGAGCAGGTGATCAAGGCCGAGGTTTTGCGGTTGTAGCAGATGAGGTACGCGCTTTAGCTGCTCGTACTCAAGTCAGTACTACCGAAATAGAACAAACTCTCGATAAGCTGCAACAAGGTGTTCATAATGCGGTTGATGCAATGAAGCAAACTAAAATAACTTGTGAACAAGCGAGTCAAGCCACAATTGATGTGAGTGATAACCTTGAAAAAGTAGTGTTATCCATTGCAGAAGTTAACGACTTAAATACGCAAATTGCCACCGCTGCCGAGGAACAAAGTGCGGTATCTGAAGAGGTGAGCCGTAATATGAACGCGATTCGCGATATCGTCGTAGTACTCGACGACAATGGTAAATCGACCGAGAGTGAAACTCATAAACTAACAACCGCTAATGATAAACTTATTGATGTGGTGAACAAGTTCACCATTGAATAA
- a CDS encoding helix-turn-helix transcriptional regulator, which yields MRRADRLFQLVQILRHRRLTTAKELAERLEVSTRTVYRDVQDLCLNGIPIEGEAGVGYLLRQEVNVPPLMFNEAELEAIQVGMRMVQAWGGKELASAAKQAMIKVEAVLPARLQEYQSLMFAPDFYIDTDELQFLDQLRKASRLREYLLMDYRDAKEDISQREVRPLAIYFWKGTWTLLAWCELRNDFRNFRVDRIINLAGLAQHFAVSPGQEMQDYIALMEAKHC from the coding sequence ATGCGCCGCGCCGATAGATTATTTCAGTTAGTTCAGATCCTACGCCATCGCCGCTTAACCACGGCCAAAGAGCTGGCCGAAAGGCTAGAGGTATCAACTCGAACCGTTTACCGTGATGTACAAGACCTCTGCTTAAATGGCATTCCAATCGAGGGGGAAGCTGGCGTAGGTTATCTTCTGCGGCAAGAGGTGAATGTGCCGCCATTAATGTTTAATGAAGCTGAGCTTGAGGCGATTCAGGTCGGCATGCGTATGGTGCAAGCCTGGGGTGGAAAAGAGCTGGCCAGCGCCGCTAAACAAGCAATGATAAAAGTCGAAGCGGTATTGCCTGCACGGCTGCAAGAGTACCAATCTTTGATGTTCGCACCTGACTTTTACATCGATACCGATGAGCTTCAGTTTCTCGATCAGCTACGAAAAGCATCTCGATTAAGAGAGTATCTATTGATGGATTACCGCGATGCCAAAGAGGACATAAGTCAAAGGGAGGTACGCCCGCTGGCCATCTATTTCTGGAAAGGCACTTGGACTCTGCTGGCATGGTGTGAGCTGCGAAATGACTTTCGTAATTTCCGAGTCGACCGAATTATAAATCTGGCAGGGTTAGCGCAACACTTTGCCGTATCACCAGGTCAAGAGATGCAAGATTACATCGCATTGATGGAAGCCAAGCATTGTTAA
- a CDS encoding YoaK family protein, which produces MISKLPKWVEYGAFILALTAGCINAIGLMGFEHQSVSHLSGTATLVGTQLLNSSPKMLFHLIGLLVSFMLGATLSGALLSGSSVKLGRHYDTLLIIEASLLLFAIYFLQGGTYFGHYLASAACGLQNALATTYSGAIVRTTHVTGIFTDLGIMLGGWFKGEIFDKRKAVLFLLIITGFICGGTIGAVLFHHFQFYALSIPAGICIILAISYRLYKVKTAIITIK; this is translated from the coding sequence GTGATATCAAAATTACCCAAATGGGTTGAATATGGCGCCTTTATTCTTGCGCTGACAGCAGGCTGTATCAATGCGATTGGATTGATGGGGTTTGAGCATCAATCGGTATCTCATCTATCTGGCACCGCCACTTTAGTTGGCACCCAGTTACTGAACTCATCACCTAAAATGTTATTTCATCTTATTGGGCTCCTTGTCAGTTTTATGCTGGGCGCCACATTATCGGGTGCACTGCTATCTGGGAGCTCAGTTAAACTTGGCCGCCATTACGATACCTTGCTTATTATCGAAGCCTCACTGCTTCTTTTTGCTATTTATTTTCTGCAAGGGGGGACCTATTTTGGCCACTATCTGGCATCTGCGGCCTGTGGATTGCAAAATGCGTTGGCGACAACCTATAGTGGCGCGATTGTCAGAACAACACATGTCACGGGGATATTTACAGATCTTGGGATCATGTTAGGAGGTTGGTTCAAAGGGGAAATTTTTGATAAACGCAAAGCGGTACTGTTTTTACTTATCATCACAGGCTTTATCTGTGGTGGCACAATAGGCGCGGTGCTATTTCACCATTTTCAATTCTACGCGCTCAGTATTCCCGCTGGGATCTGCATCATTTTAGCCATCAGCTATCGTCTATATAAAGTAAAAACGGCTATCATCACTATAAAGTAA
- a CDS encoding CCGSCS motif protein codes for MSVSFKKIFGLNKSESQASVLTPTKTVEKAAKVDATNAAVKAENAKHGDNGVCCGSCSK; via the coding sequence ATGTCAGTATCATTCAAAAAAATATTTGGGTTGAATAAATCAGAGAGTCAGGCTTCTGTACTAACACCTACCAAGACAGTCGAAAAAGCGGCAAAAGTTGACGCGACTAATGCTGCCGTAAAAGCTGAAAATGCAAAACATGGTGACAATGGTGTGTGTTGTGGTTCTTGCTCTAAGTGA
- a CDS encoding DNA polymerase III subunit epsilon, with product MSKLNAEERKVRDNDRFSQRVDERRVKGEDVVAYVLANNKAFKFLTKEEKFSFKERQATLQQEAIVKAKLREQQELERIQAEFTEK from the coding sequence ATGAGTAAATTAAATGCTGAAGAGCGTAAAGTCCGAGATAACGACCGTTTTTCACAACGAGTCGATGAGCGCAGAGTAAAGGGCGAAGACGTCGTTGCTTACGTACTTGCCAATAATAAAGCCTTTAAGTTTCTGACTAAAGAAGAGAAATTCAGCTTTAAGGAAAGACAAGCAACGCTTCAACAAGAAGCCATTGTCAAAGCTAAACTTAGAGAACAGCAAGAGTTAGAAAGGATTCAAGCGGAATTTACTGAAAAGTAA